Within Halorubrum lacusprofundi ATCC 49239, the genomic segment TTCCCTTGTACGTCGTCGAACTGGGCGGTGGGGCGTTCGTGCTCGGTGTGCTCTTCGCGACGGCGTCGTTCGTCGGCGTTCCCGGCGCCCTCGTCTTCGGCAATCTGGCGGACCGGACGGGGAAGCGTCGACCGTTCGTTCTCGCGGCGCTCGTCGTCGCGACCGCCACGACGCTCGTCATCCCGACCCTGGAGAGCGTTCCCCTCGTCATCGCCGCCAACGCGGCGCTTTGGCTCGGGTTCGCGGCCGCCGTCCCAGTGCTCACCCTGCTCGCGGTCTCCGGCGAGCCCGAGCACCGGTGGACGGCGGTCATCGCCCGACTGAACGAGTATCAGGGAATCGGCTGGGCGGCCGGTCTCGGGCTGGGATTCGTCGTTACCGCAGTCGTGTCGCTGCGGTACGATCCGGTCACCGCCCAGCGCGCGTTCCTGTTCGTGTGCGCCGCGAGCGCCGCCGCCGGTCTCGCGCTGGCCGCGCGAGCGCTTCCACCGGACTCCGGGACAGTGTCGGAACCGAGCCCCACGCGGCTCCGCCGCCGCGTCCGCGAGGCGTCGCGGTTCAACGTCCGCGGCGCCGCCTTCCCGTTCACTCCTGCCCGGTTCGACCCGCGAGGGCTCCGTCCCCGGGTGCTCATCGATCGCTTCTCTCCGGCGCTTGCGACGTACTTCGCGGCCGTTCTCGTCGTGTTCACCGGCTTCGGCGTCTTCTTCGCGCCACTGCCCGCGTACCTCGCCGGCGTCGGCTTCGGGTCGAGCGAGACCTTCGCGCTGTACTTCGCGCTGAACGCCGCGGCCGCCGCCTTCTACGGACGGGCCGGCCGCCTCGCCGAGGCGTACGGCGTGTACGAGGTACACGCCGGCGCGCTGCTCGGACGGGGCGTCGCCCTCCCGACGGTCGCGGTCGTCGGTGTCGCGGGCGGGAGTACCCTCTTCGCGCTGAGCGCGACCGGCGCCGCCTTCGTGGCAATCGGAGTGACGTGGGCCGCCATCGCGGTGACGGCGGCGGCGCTCGTCACTCGGCTCGCGCCGCCCGCGATACGCGGCGAGGCGCTCGGCGCGTACGGCGCCCTCGTGGCGGTCGGTGGCGGGTTCGGCGGAATCGTCGGCGGGTGGCTCGCGTCGTCGGGATACCCGATCGCGTTCGTCGCGGCCGGCGGAACCGTCGTCGTCGGGACGGGAATCGTCGTCGCGCTCGCGCGGCGACCAGGGCAGCGATCGGAGCGCAGACACGGCACCGGCGAGGAGACGGGACAGTGACCGACCTCGACGCGCGGGAGCGCGACGGCCACGCCAACGCCGGCTTCCGGCGGCTGTTCGGCGGCGGGCTCACGTTCGGACTCGGGTTCCCGCTGACGGGCGAGCGACGCGGAACGCCGGACCCCACCGAGGAGGTCCGGCTCGCGGAGCGCGCCGAGGCCCTCGGCTTCGACGGGCTCTGGGCGCGGGACGTGCCGACCTACTGGCCCCGGTTCGGCGACGCCGGCGGGGCGTTCGACCCGTGGGCGCTGCTCTCGCACGTGGCCGCCCGCACCGAGGAGGTCGCGCTCGGCACGTCGAGCGTCGTCCTCCCGCTCCGACACCCGATCCACCTCGCGAAGTCCGCCGCGACCGTCGACCGGCTCTCAGACGGGCGGGTCGTCCTCGGAGTTGCTTCCGGCGACCGCGATCCCGAGTACGCGGCGTTCGGCGTCGACCCCGAGAAGCGAGGAGAGATGGTCCGAGAGCGGATCGCAGCGATGCGCGCGTGCTGGCGCGAGGACTTTCCCGAGATCGACGGCGAGTGGGGCGAACTCGGTGGCGACCTCGACGTGCTCCCGAAGCCGACGACGGAGACGCTCCCGGTGTTGCCGACGGGTAACGCGCGACAGTCGACCGAGTGGATCGCTGAGCACGGCGACGGCTGGCTGTTCTACCACCTCCCGGACGAGACGCTCCGGAGCTACGTCGCGGAGTGGCGCGAGCTCGCGGGCGCGAAACCGTTCTCCATCGCCGTCGGCGTCGAGTTCGCCGACGATCCGACCGCCGAGCCTGAACCCCTCCATCTCGGCTACCGCGCCGGCGTCGACTGGTTCCGGGAGTACTTCCGGCGGCTCGACGAGTTCGGGGTCGATCACGTCGTCGTCGACCTGCGCGGCGACGACCCGGAGACGGCGATGGAGACGTTCGCGGACGAGGTGAGCGGGCCGCTTTGAGTCTCCATCCCGTGAGCCGACCCAGGGCTTCGGTCGGTCCATCGCGGGAGGTTTATACCCGGTGACGGCCACGCTGCAGACGGTGGCCATGACGACGTGTTACCCCCACTGAGCCCCTTGTGATGAGGGTTTTCCACCGAGCCACCACTTCGAGACCGCGAGCGGCAGCGCTTCCGGTTCACCGGGGTCGCGCGGCACGGACGATATCGCCCGATCCGACGAGACATGGTGGCATGGAACACGAGACGGTAGCACGTGACAATCCGTGGTGAAAGTAGACAATTGGCTCACCGTCGACTCGCAGTCCTGCGGTCTCGACGGGAAACGGGCGGGTCGGCGACTCAGTACGACGCGGCGCGCTTGTCGAGGCCGGCGGCCTCGATGTCTTCGCCGTCGACGGACGTTCGGAGCACGTCCATCCCGTCGTCGCGGTCGATGTCGAAGTTGCGCGCGTACAGCTCCTCGACCCGGTCGTACTCGGCCTCGGAGAGCGGCGGCACGTCGCTCGCCGCGCTCCACTCGGCGATGTCGTCGCCGTCGCGGAACGTGGGCGTGACGGAGGCGACCTCGTCGTGCGCGAGCAGCCAGCGGATCGCGGCCTGCGCCATCGTGCGGGTCCCCTCGACGCCGTCGGGGTCTTCGAGGAAGCGGATGGCGTCGACCTTCTTCCAGCCCGTCTCGTACCACTCTTGCGGCCGGTGCGAGCGGTGGTCGCCGTCTTCGAGGACGGTGTCGGGCGTCACCTGCTCGTTGAGCAGGCCGGAGGAGTGCGGGACGCGAGCGATCACCGAGGTGTCCGAGCCCGTCTCGCGGATGGTGTCGACGAAGTGGCGGCCGGGCTGCTGCTCGAAGAGGTTGAAGACGGTCTGGACCGCGTCGAACTCCTCGTACTCGACGGCGGCGTCGCCCTCGGCCAGCCAGCCGATGGAGGGGCCGAGCGCCCACCCGAGCGCGCGAACGCGCCCGTCGGCTTTCCACTCGCGCAGGAGATCGCGCACCTCGGGCGTGATGTCGTCGACGTTCGCGTTGTGCAACTGGAGCAGGTCGACGTAGTCGGTGTCGAGCCGGTCGAGCGAGCGTTCGAAAGCGGTTTCGAGGTACTCGCGGTCGAGCTCCTTCGGAAGCTCGCCGTGTCCGGCCTGCGGATTGTTGTAGAAGTCGTAGCCGATCTTCGTCGCGAGCGTCACCTCGTCGCGACGGCCGCCGATCGCGCGGCCGATTATCTCCTCGCTGTCGCCGTGGCCGTACACGTCGCCGGTGTCGACGTACGTGACGCCCGCGTCGAGCGCGTCTTCGACCATACCGACCGCCTGTTCGTCCGAGCGGTCGCCCCACCAGTCGGTGCCGACGACCCACGCGCCGAAGCCGATCTCCGAGACCTCGACGCCGGAGTTCCCGAGTTCGCGGTGCTGCATACCCCGAATTGGGAATCGGGACACTTAGCGGGTGCGGTCTCCCCCACGCGCCGGGACCGCGAGGGAGGGTTTATAAGACCGGTTACGAGCGCGGAGTGCCCCGGTCAGTGGCTCAGCGCCCACGGGTAGCCGCCGTCATGGCCGCCGCTTCCGTGTTCACCACCGCTTCCATGGGCGTGGCCGCTCTCGTGGGTGTGGCTGTCGTCTCCGCCATGAGCGTGTCCGTGGTGTCCATCTCCGGCGACGCCGGACCCTGCCGGCTCCGCGTCCAGCGTCTCGTCGACGCGCAACACGAGGCTCGCGGTCCGCACGGCAGTCTCGAGACAGCGCGCGGGGACCGCGACCGGCTCGACCACGCCCGCGTCGAACATGTCGCCGACTGCGCCGGAGCGCGCGACGCCCGCCGCCGTCTCCCCGTCGTGGTGACGGTTGCGGAGCGCAGCCAGCGCGTCGATCGGGTCCGCACCGGCGTTCCTCGCGAGCGTTCTCGGAATCACGGTCACCGCGTCAGCGAACGCCTCGAGCGCGAGCGCCGACCGATCGTCGACGCTCGACGCGCGGTCGGCCACGGCGCGGGAGACGACCATCATACCGGCGCCGCCGCCCGGAACGACACCGCCACCGTGGGCGGCGTGGCGCGCGACTGCGAGGCAGTCCTCGACGATCCGCTTCGTCTCCTCGGCGACGTGCGGCGTCCCGCCGCGCAGGAGCAGCGACTCGTGCGATTCGCCCGGGAGTCCCGAGAGTTCGATCACGCCGCCGCCGACTGACCGACGGCGAACAGCTCCGACCGTCCCGAGCGCGTCCCGATCGAGGTCGGCGATCGCGGCGACCGCGGTCGCGTTCGCGGCGCGAGCGATCGCGTCGAACTCGTCGCGTCTGGTCCGTTCGACGGGAAGCACGCCGGCGCGTGCGAGGTCGGTCTTCACCGCGTCGTCGATCGACTTCTGACACACGAGCACGTCGACGTCGCGGTCCGCGATCGACCGGATCAGCCTCTCGTCGGCTGCCCGTTCGTGCTCCCTGACGGCTGCGAGGTCGTCGGGGGTTCGGACCCTCACCGTCCCCGACGCCTCGGCGGTAGGGGGCGTCAGTTCGCCGTCGACGAGCGCAACCGTCGGATCAGTGAGCGCCCGGCGGTCGTTGGTGCCGAACCCGTCGATCGTCGTCGACGACCCCTCCAGGTCGACGAGGATCCCCTTCACTCGCTCGGAGTCGGTCAGTTCGCCGCCGGGATACGCCTGAATCGTGAGCCGGGCGGCGTCGAAGTCGACCGAGCGGAGCGCGTCAACGGTGATATCAGCGAACCGCCGGGCCGACGCCGCGTCCCAGCGTCCGGTAACCGCCGTCGACGCGACCTCGCGGAGCCGCTCGTCGTCCGGATCGACCGGGACGCTGAGCTCGTCGAGGGCGTCACGGGCGTGCGAGGCCGCGCGGGCGTACCCGTCGACGATCGAGGTCGGGTGCAGCCCTCGCTCGGCGAGCGTGTCGGCCGCGTCGAGGAGTTCGCCGACGAGCAGGGCCGTCGTGGTGGTCCCGTCGCCGACGTGTCGCGCGTGGGCTTGGACCGCATCTCGGATCACGCGACCGATCGGCGCGTCGATCTCCAGTCCGTCGAGAACGGTCGCACCGGTGTTTGTCACGACGACGCTTCCGCTTCGGTCGATCACCATCTTGTCCAACCCGTTCGGGCCGAGCGTGCTTCCGAGCGTCGCCGCGATCGCTTTCCCCGGTCCGAGCAGATCGTCGGATCGTTCTTCGGTACTCGATTCCTCGGTCGCTTCGGTCGTGAATGCCATATCGAATCGTGTCACGTCGATCGCAGCGCAGCGTGCATCTCGGAGTCGGTCCCTCTCTCCGCCCGGAACGAGCTCTCGTCATTCCGGAACGAGCTCCCGCCATTTCGGAACGAGCTCTTTGTCGGGGACGCGAGCGACCCCGTCGACAGTCGCTCGGCCGGCCCGACCGATCACTCAAGGGGATCGTCGGTGACGACAAGATCGCCGCGATCGGCTCGGTTGTCCAGATTCCCGGGAGAGATGTCGAACTCGAAGACGCCCTTCGGCACCGCCAACGTCGAGCACGCGTTCGGGACGTCGACGACGCCGCTCTGACGCCCCTCGGCCGGGACGGTGCCAAGGATGTGGAGCGCCTGTTGGCCCGTGTAGCCGAACTTCTTGAGGTAGTCGATCGCCTGTAGACACGCCCGGCGGTAGGCGGTGTGCGAGTCGATGTAGCGCTGCTCGCCGTCCTCCGTCACGGAGTAGCCGCAGAACGTGATGTAGTCCTCGAAGTTGGGGCCGCGGTGGCCGGGCTCGAAGATCGGGTGGTCGACGCCGTGTTCCTCCATGCCGTTCTTGACCAAGTCGAACTCCACGTCGGCGTAGCCCGCCATCTCGATCGCGCCGCAGAAGGTGATCTCGCCGTCGCCCTGCGAGGCGTGGAAGTCGCCGAGCGCGAAGTTCGCCCCCTCGACGTAGACGGGGAAGTACACCGTCGAGCCGATGGAGAGGTCCTTGATGTCGTGGTTCCCGCCGTGTTCGCGTGGCGGAACCGTCCTCGCGGCCTCCTTCGCCGCCTCCTCGGCCGCGTCGGGGTCCATCTCGCCCATCTGTGCGCCCTCCGTGGTCGGCGGGTTCGCGACGCCCGGCTCCGCCTCCCCGGTCGGGTGGTTCGGGATCGAACTCGGGTCTTCCTCGTGTTTGTCGATCAGCTCCTGCTCCCGCTCGTTCCACTCCTCCAACAGCTCTTGGCTCGGCGCACAACCCGCGAGTCCGGGATGGATCTTCCCCTCGTAGCGGACATCGGGGACGTGCCGGGACGAGACGGTGTAGCCGTCGATCTCCCAGATCGACTTCGCGGCGTCCGGGAAGTGGTCGGTCAGAAAGCCCCCGCCGTTCTGCTGTGAGAAGGTTCCGGTGAAGCCGAACTCCGAGCGGTCGTTCAGCGGCCCCATGTCGTGGAACTCGACTTTCAACAGGTCACCGGGCTCCGCCCCCTCGACGCGCACGGGGCCGGCGAGGTAGTGGACTTGCGTGAGGTCGACGTCTCGGACCTCGTTGGGGTCGTCGTTGTCAGATATCTGTCCGCCTGTCCAGTCTAGCGCTTCGAGTCGAATCGTTTCTCCGGGTTCTGCCTCCACGACCGGCGGGATGTCCGGATGCCATCGGTTGAACGGTTTGGCCGTCGGCTGTTCGTCCGGCGGGCTGTCGACATCAACTTCGAATTTGACTTCTGGCATATGGTACCACGAAACAATACAGGGAACTGAAACAAAAGTGTTGCTGCAACAATAAGTTTTTTGAGACAACATGAACGGAGACGGGCGTCGGTTCCGGCGCGACGGCATCGGGGTGAGCAGTCGGTGCGCGGGCGTCGCACAACCGAATCCCTTTGAGTGATGGCGACGAACGTGCGACGATGACAAAGCGACACGTCTCCCTGCCCGACGGTGCGGAGGCCGGGGTCCGAGGGTTTATCGACGAGGTGGACGAGCGCCTCTCCTCGGAGGAGGACACCTGCGAGGTGGTCCGAGACACACTGATCGACCTCCACGGCGACCGCGAGCGCTGGGAGGCGTGGCAGGACGGCGAGTCGGTGCCGAGAGCCGAACGCGTCCGCCTGCAGGGGTACGACCCGTGCAACGCCACGCTGGAGTCGGAGTACTACGCCGAGAAGGACGAGGAGCAGTTCCAACGTTCCAAACACCTCCAGTGGCTCTGGCGGCAGTTCGACGCCACGCCGATGGCCGACAACGTCGATTTCGCGCTCCGATTCCGACAGATGCTCGGCAACCACCTGTTCGCCGAGTGCGGCGACGACTGCCGGTTTTTCAAGGGCATCTCCGTCACCTACGGCCACAACATCGAGGTCGGCGACAACGTCGTGATCCACGACGGTGTCCACCTCGACGACCGCGGGAAGCTAACGATCGGTGACCGCGCGTCGATCTCGGACGGCGTCCACCTCTACAGCCACGACCACGACCTCGTCGACCAGACCGAGGTCCGGAACTTCCACACGATCGTCGAGGACGACGCTCGCGTCACCTACGACGCGATGGTCCGGGCCGGCTGCCGGGTCGGCGAGAACAGCGTCGTCGGCGCGCGCTCGGTCGTGCAGGGCGACGTGCCCGCCCACCACGTCGTCGTCGGCTCACCCGCCCGGAGCGTCCGCGTGAAGCCGGGGTGGGAGGAAGTCGCCGACGAGCTGGAGGACGGTCGGCTCCCCGACCGGCAGGACGAACGCGAGATCGAGTACGACCTCCCCGACGACCTCGATCAGTTCGACGAGTTCCAGCGCGACCTGCAGCCGCCGAGTTCGCCGCAGTGAGTCCATCGGAAACCTATTATTAAGTTCCGGTCGCACCCACGTCCGGTATGCACGTCGACCTCGGCAACGTCCTAGACACGACACCGGGACTCACGGAGGAGACCTTGGACCGACTCGATTCGCGGGTCGCGGACGCACACGACCGGATCGCCACCGGCATGGCCGACGACGAGTTCGGCTACGCCGCGCTGAACCTCCCGGAGACAGCCGACCCGGACGCGATCCGCGCCGCGACCGATCAGTTCGACCGCCTCGAAGCGGTCCTGACCGTCGGGATCGGCGGGAGCGCGCTCGGCGCGGCGACGCTCGCGAACGCCCTCGAAAGCGACGTGGACGCGTACTTCCTCGACAACGTCGATCCCGACGCGGTGGCGTCGCTGCTCGATCGCCTTCCCCTCGATGAGACCGTCGTCAACGTCGTCTCGAAGTCCGGGACGACCGCGGAGACGCTCGCGAACTTCCTCGTCGTCCGCGAGGCGATGGCGGAGGCGGGCGTCGACTGGACCGACCGCACTCTCGTGACGACCGGCGAGGAAGGGAACCTCCGCGCGCTCGCCGACGCCCACGACCTCCCCGTGCTTGACGTGCCCGACGGGGTTCCGGGTCGCTTCTCGGCGCTCTCGACGGTCGGGCTCGCGGTGCCGGCCCTGCAGGGCCACGATATCGAGGCCATTCTCGCGGGCGGACGCGACGGGATGGAGAGCCTGTCGGGGTCGCTGTTCGAGACGCCCGCCTACGCCTACGGCACGGCGACGTACGCGCTCGCCGAGCGCGGCGCGCTCACCAACGCCGTGATGCCGTACGCGGAGTCACTGGAGACGTTCGCCGAGTGGTTCGCCCAGCTGTGGGCCGAGAGCCTC encodes:
- the fmdA gene encoding formamidase, producing MPEVKFEVDVDSPPDEQPTAKPFNRWHPDIPPVVEAEPGETIRLEALDWTGGQISDNDDPNEVRDVDLTQVHYLAGPVRVEGAEPGDLLKVEFHDMGPLNDRSEFGFTGTFSQQNGGGFLTDHFPDAAKSIWEIDGYTVSSRHVPDVRYEGKIHPGLAGCAPSQELLEEWNEREQELIDKHEEDPSSIPNHPTGEAEPGVANPPTTEGAQMGEMDPDAAEEAAKEAARTVPPREHGGNHDIKDLSIGSTVYFPVYVEGANFALGDFHASQGDGEITFCGAIEMAGYADVEFDLVKNGMEEHGVDHPIFEPGHRGPNFEDYITFCGYSVTEDGEQRYIDSHTAYRRACLQAIDYLKKFGYTGQQALHILGTVPAEGRQSGVVDVPNACSTLAVPKGVFEFDISPGNLDNRADRGDLVVTDDPLE
- a CDS encoding acyltransferase, whose translation is MTKRHVSLPDGAEAGVRGFIDEVDERLSSEEDTCEVVRDTLIDLHGDRERWEAWQDGESVPRAERVRLQGYDPCNATLESEYYAEKDEEQFQRSKHLQWLWRQFDATPMADNVDFALRFRQMLGNHLFAECGDDCRFFKGISVTYGHNIEVGDNVVIHDGVHLDDRGKLTIGDRASISDGVHLYSHDHDLVDQTEVRNFHTIVEDDARVTYDAMVRAGCRVGENSVVGARSVVQGDVPAHHVVVGSPARSVRVKPGWEEVADELEDGRLPDRQDEREIEYDLPDDLDQFDEFQRDLQPPSSPQ
- a CDS encoding aldo/keto reductase — translated: MQHRELGNSGVEVSEIGFGAWVVGTDWWGDRSDEQAVGMVEDALDAGVTYVDTGDVYGHGDSEEIIGRAIGGRRDEVTLATKIGYDFYNNPQAGHGELPKELDREYLETAFERSLDRLDTDYVDLLQLHNANVDDITPEVRDLLREWKADGRVRALGWALGPSIGWLAEGDAAVEYEEFDAVQTVFNLFEQQPGRHFVDTIRETGSDTSVIARVPHSSGLLNEQVTPDTVLEDGDHRSHRPQEWYETGWKKVDAIRFLEDPDGVEGTRTMAQAAIRWLLAHDEVASVTPTFRDGDDIAEWSAASDVPPLSEAEYDRVEELYARNFDIDRDDGMDVLRTSVDGEDIEAAGLDKRAASY
- a CDS encoding TCP-1/cpn60 chaperonin family protein; translated protein: MAFTTEATEESSTEERSDDLLGPGKAIAATLGSTLGPNGLDKMVIDRSGSVVVTNTGATVLDGLEIDAPIGRVIRDAVQAHARHVGDGTTTTALLVGELLDAADTLAERGLHPTSIVDGYARAASHARDALDELSVPVDPDDERLREVASTAVTGRWDAASARRFADITVDALRSVDFDAARLTIQAYPGGELTDSERVKGILVDLEGSSTTIDGFGTNDRRALTDPTVALVDGELTPPTAEASGTVRVRTPDDLAAVREHERAADERLIRSIADRDVDVLVCQKSIDDAVKTDLARAGVLPVERTRRDEFDAIARAANATAVAAIADLDRDALGTVGAVRRRSVGGGVIELSGLPGESHESLLLRGGTPHVAEETKRIVEDCLAVARHAAHGGGVVPGGGAGMMVVSRAVADRASSVDDRSALALEAFADAVTVIPRTLARNAGADPIDALAALRNRHHDGETAAGVARSGAVGDMFDAGVVEPVAVPARCLETAVRTASLVLRVDETLDAEPAGSGVAGDGHHGHAHGGDDSHTHESGHAHGSGGEHGSGGHDGGYPWALSH
- a CDS encoding TIGR03571 family LLM class oxidoreductase, producing the protein MTDLDARERDGHANAGFRRLFGGGLTFGLGFPLTGERRGTPDPTEEVRLAERAEALGFDGLWARDVPTYWPRFGDAGGAFDPWALLSHVAARTEEVALGTSSVVLPLRHPIHLAKSAATVDRLSDGRVVLGVASGDRDPEYAAFGVDPEKRGEMVRERIAAMRACWREDFPEIDGEWGELGGDLDVLPKPTTETLPVLPTGNARQSTEWIAEHGDGWLFYHLPDETLRSYVAEWRELAGAKPFSIAVGVEFADDPTAEPEPLHLGYRAGVDWFREYFRRLDEFGVDHVVVDLRGDDPETAMETFADEVSGPL
- a CDS encoding MFS transporter translates to MRPRSPAASESPRFHPSPLRDDAMGRSWLFAWGLAAVAFGGASLIVPLYVVELGGGAFVLGVLFATASFVGVPGALVFGNLADRTGKRRPFVLAALVVATATTLVIPTLESVPLVIAANAALWLGFAAAVPVLTLLAVSGEPEHRWTAVIARLNEYQGIGWAAGLGLGFVVTAVVSLRYDPVTAQRAFLFVCAASAAAGLALAARALPPDSGTVSEPSPTRLRRRVREASRFNVRGAAFPFTPARFDPRGLRPRVLIDRFSPALATYFAAVLVVFTGFGVFFAPLPAYLAGVGFGSSETFALYFALNAAAAAFYGRAGRLAEAYGVYEVHAGALLGRGVALPTVAVVGVAGGSTLFALSATGAAFVAIGVTWAAIAVTAAALVTRLAPPAIRGEALGAYGALVAVGGGFGGIVGGWLASSGYPIAFVAAGGTVVVGTGIVVALARRPGQRSERRHGTGEETGQ